The following are from one region of the Penaeus monodon isolate SGIC_2016 chromosome 19, NSTDA_Pmon_1, whole genome shotgun sequence genome:
- the LOC119585377 gene encoding uncharacterized protein LOC119585377, with protein sequence MTESFLNWRDSRCRSVGPRQRHTFLANCPSLPLAPSKAWNSPLLHETVLSCLYGMKLPLLAPPWHTKRRLKGCSQGETPYVLNSSNKKIIEDLKKEEAFRRFREELSKINPDENRYFDGQDENMVDSYLSENRHKLLPYSKSRAQTLDDNNPLTRTITEDIKSIINNFKDKAPGQSGVRKTVMQHLPDVAFTELLMPKKYLARSSKKNINNRIKVHIENNVLYNPNQYGVQKGRGTQKAITSIYETIAILQRKRQQCNIVCRDRAKAFDKLWKPGFHFKILHMNLQDIMEKMLCNFVEDRAATIRSGNEIGPKFPLLSGVPQGSIVSPTLFIFYKADAERPRNNCAEVSFTDGNIQIIMYVLATMTANEIGNINAFEKSGKSKAIKHISTTFYLSNKTEGRNCRPSFKNKVTILGMEFGTRGVSMHMKRRSAMANCQYTKLKRFGKMNSKIQLHFYKTLIRPILEDPAIPLCISSKTNIIKKQQFQNRVIRTARRNEEDNLLSTADLHSKYKVEPVNTRLLQEKSGTNYRSWTKS encoded by the exons ATGACAGAGAGCTTCCTCAATTGGCGAGACAGTCGGTGTAGGTCGGTCGGCCCTCGGCAGCGGCACACATTCCTTGCAAACTGCCCCtccttgccccttgccccttctAAGGCATGGAACTCTCCTCTCTTGCACGAAACTGTCCTGTCTTGCCTCTATGGCATGAAACTGCCCCTTCTTGCCCCTCCATGGCACACGAAACG ACGTCTGAAGGGATGCAGCCAAGGAGAAACACCGTATGTACTAAACtccagcaataaaaaaataatagaggacCTGAAGAAAGAAGAGGCATTTCGAAGGTTCCGGGAAGAACTCTCCAAGATCAACCCTGACGAGAATCGTTACTTCGATGGGCAGGATGAAAACATGGTCGACAGTTATCTCTCAGAGAACAGGCACAAACTTCTCCCATACAGCAAATCACGTGCACAGACACTTGACGATAACAATCCTCTCACCAGAACTATAACGGAAGACATCAAGTCtataataaacaattttaagGACAAAGCCCCCGGCCAAAGCGGCGTGCGAAAGACAGTGATGCAGCATCTCCCCGATGTTGCCTTCACAGAATTATTAATGCCTAAG AAATACCTAGCAAGATCctcgaaaaaaaatatcaacaacagaaTAAAAGTACACATAGAAAACAATGTTCTCTACAACCCCAATCAGTACGGAGTCCAGAAAGGAAGAGGCACACAAAAAGCTATAACTTCTATATATGAAACTATTGCAATCTTACAAAGGAAAAGACAGCAGTGCAATATAGTATGTCGTGATAGAGCGAAGGCATTCGACAAGCTATGGAAGCCAGGATTCCACTTCAAAATCCTTCATATGAATCTCCAAGACATCATGGAGAAAATGCTTTGCAACTTTGTAGAAGACCGCGCTGCAACGATAAGAAGCGGTAATGAAATAGGACCAAAGTTCCCTCTGCTGAGCGGAGTGCCTCAAGGATCAATAGTGAGTCCAACTTTATTCATCTTTTACAAAGCGGACGCTGAAAGGCCGAGAAACAACTGTGCAGAAGTAAGCTTTACAGATGGCAACATCCAGATCATAATGTACGTTTTAGCAACAATGACAGCAAATGAAATAGGAAACATAAACGCATTCGAAAAGAGTGGAAAATCAAAAGCAATAAAACATATTTCAACTACTTTCTATCTCAGTAACAAAACCGAGGGACGCAATTGTCGACCATCTTTTAAAAACAAGGTAACGATACTTGGCATGGAATTTGGGACTCGAGGAGTATCTATGCACATGAAAAGAAGATCAGCAATGGCCAATTGCCAGTATACAAAATTAAAACGATTCGGGAAAATGAACTCAAAAATACAACTACACTTCTACAAAACTCTTATCAGACCCATCTTGGAAGACCCAGCTATTCCCCTGTGCATATCGTCCAAAACAAACATAATCAAGAAGCAGCAATTCCAAAACAGAGTGATCCGAACAGCAAGGAGAAACGAGGAGGATAATCTGCTATCAACAGCAGACCTCCACAGCAAATACAAGGTGGAGCCAGTAAACACCAGACTCTTGCAAGAAAAGTCTGGGACAAATTACCGGTCCTGGACGAAGAGCTGA